tgcttctccatgtttaaTTCTGACTccagggactgaaagcagacctgtTGCCTGACGACCACAGAGTTCTGGATGGTTCATGACGTAGCAGCAGATCAAAAAATTCATTTTGGCCCGAAACCATTCTGTGCCTAATAAACCGATAGCAGGATTTTGAATTCTATTCTGTAACCGACAGGTAGCCGGCGTGAATTTCCAAGAGCTGGACTGATGtgatctgcttttttttttttggtccttgCTGGGACTcgagcagcagcgttctgaatcagctgcagctgtctgatggatttctttttttttttttcttttagagttTCCCGTGAAGACACCATCACAGTAGTGGAGTCTGCTGACGATAAACGTGTGTAATATTTTGAACTGTTTTACTCACgttatatttaaaatgttccctGACTCCCTTCCTGACTCTGACTCTCTTAAGGAAGTTAAAATGAATGGATTTCTCCGGGTTAAACGTTGATGGAAAGTCCATTAACTCAACTTTTAGACGTCTCACTGCAGGAATCTAACATATTACATCttttactgaaaatgaaacaaacacatagtGTGTGAATAAATTAAACTAGCAAAACTTCTGTCGGACTCCTGTCCTCAGTTAGTcccagtccagcagcagcaggctgtgagACGGTTTCTGGTTCTGATAAAATCCTGTTGGCTGTGACTTAGTGTCATCGTCATAGGAACAGATCTTAACACTGCGACGTTCATTGCAACTTCAGCTATTTCTGCTGCCCtatattggaaaaaaacagcccagTTCTAGTTTGCCTGTCTGTGGCACAGTCGCGTTCACTATTGATTGACTATTTCCTGTGACGTGTAACTAATCGGATAAGAGTTGTGGGTGGGACATCTACCAGGACTACAGCGGGGCAGTTggatcagagccaaagtagaaCATCTGTAAATGAATTAATGCTGTTGGCAATCgcattaaaacaacagcaattCCCCAAGTGACTGATCCCATCAAATTTTGCTTTTCCCTTCTCACACTGAATGTTTATCGAAAAACCTTTAAGCTTGTAGTGTGAACATTTGACTCATGaaactgctcaaaaaaaaaaaaaagagagcggATCAGTTTCAACAGATTTCCACACAGATTTTATCTCCAATGAAATTATGTTTCCTGCTGCCGTTGACAGTAAACACGATTGGAAAAAGTTTCCAGTAAGAGAAAGTGACGAGACGAATGAGGAGGAATTGAAACTGATCTGATTATCCACCAAAGAGAAAGttcaaaactaaataaattagactttttttccccttaattTTCATATACATTGATAAATCTGATTACACGCTGATACATTCTCGTTACGACTCATCTCCAGAGTTTGGTTTGATATCTTCGATGGCGGTTTATGCCATGAGTGGTATTTATCTACCGTGCAGGAGAACACCAGCTTCATCTTTGCTGTTgcagacgaagaagaagaatatcTTATAATCATAACATTATAACACATTAAGTGTGAAACATTACTCTAATTATAGTCATCAATGAAATGATCTCATCTCACACTGGGCGCTATTCAGGGAAATCTGCTGGATCGTCTCATGActccaaacaggaagaggcgTATTGTTCATCAGGCGTGGAGGATGGTGAAATGAAtcaacaatatttttttttttttttttttttttaacacatttatttttaggaaaagagaaaaataaatgtcagggAGTGAATGTGGGACAGGAAGTAGTGAGGTTTTATCTAATCTGTAGAGAAATTCTGTGATCTCTCGACAAACAATTTTCAAGGAAATTCTCACCTGTCCAGGTGTGACATGACGGTTTTGCTGATGTCACCGCCGGCCTCCTGAAGGATCCGGACGATTTCAGCCGGAGCGGCAGGGTTCCTCCCGGGATGGATGATGACGGGGCAGCCGAGCTGGGCCTGGGCATGAGCCGTGGCCCTCAGCACCTTCGTCTCGCTCTCTGTGATTGGCCAGCTGACGCCGATTTCTCCGATCACACCGCAGCGGATGTCAGTGCCGTCGGCGCCGTGGAGCACCTCGCTGACGATGATGTCGGTGAGCTGAGAGGCACAAAACGAGGGGTTAGGGATTTATTAGTGCATTAAAGTGATTCAGTCCCATCACTTTAAATAACATGCTGCATTTGGATGACATGATCTAAAGATTACATGCTCATTCCCTATGTGTCACTGCTAAATGATTTGACAGAACAGCTAGAAAACCTCTCAAATCAATATAGAGATACAGAAGAAATCCTCACCCATAAACTCAGAACATGCTGATGGAATGGATGATATTAACACAAAGGCACAACAAACTGATGCAGGACGCTCTTCCTGTCTTGTGACTGAGTTGTACAATTCCAAACACAATTGGATACATCTacaatttattgttttaaaacttgAGTTAGCTCTATCCACGCTCGCTCTCAGGCTGAGCCACACCTTCTCCACGCTCATCTTCTTGGTGGCCTCAGTGTGGGTGCAGTCCACATAGTACCCCGCTCCTGCCACGATATGGACCCCGGTGTCCTTCGCCATCTGCCTGAGGGTGGGCAAGTCCCGGTCGATGCCTGTGGTGGTGTTCTCCACGATGGTTCCCCCGCCCGCCTTCCTGTAGAGCAGCAGCTCGTCCCGCACGGCGGCggtctcctgctgcagcagcaggttctcGTGGCAGGCGTAGGGGTTCTGTCTCAGCCAGTGCATGTGCTGCATGTGGAACGGGTCCTTCGCCACCGCCTCGTCGCCCGCGGGAGGAGGAAAGTAGCAGCACTCGAAGCTCATGGTCAGGTGCTCGTGCGTCATGGTGCGACCAAGCTGGTCCGGATCCACGAGACCCAGGACGGTCTGGACCTTCCCGCTCAGCTGTGACATGATTGGTGTTCAGGACTTCCAACAACCTGAAAGGCCACAgattgtcatttatttataaacCAGACACAGATCAGATTTGGTAAATGTTTGGCAGGTTTGTGTAACAGATGTGTTACAGATCAAACAGGACATTGTGTTTAGTGAAAGAGGCTCTGACAACTCATTGACCACGTTTATGGAGTCAAAGTAGTgccataaataaaataagagaaagAGCTAAAactaaataagcaaacaaaaaatgtggacatataaaaacaaataaataaatgtataaacaatgtggaatgaaataaataaaagcacaaataagATACAacatatagaaaataaaaatatttaaatttcatttatttatttaatttgttcatatttatttgaagcacacagtctgttttatttacaagttttaaaaaaatatatgtttccatatttatttatgactcTTTATTGTTCACGTTTTGTTAATTTCTATTTCCATTCCATGTTCTAATATTATTATAGTTTGAATTACTACTTGTGTTTCAGATACACTTTTTATGGCACCTCTGTGACTCCATACAGTTTGACACCACGGCTCTCTCAGGATAGCGGGACCTTTGGACTGCACAGACCCGATCCATTTCAAACCCAACGGTACCTGCCGTGCAGCTGAGATCTCTACTTGCTCGGTGTGCAAACGTCAGTAAATCCCAAAACATGGTTGTCGCTAACTCACAAAGACCCACATAACGTCCAGAGCCAGAGCAACACGTTAAaatctagtaaaaaaaaaactcgtgCAGTgagctcagagctgcagcgcGAGGTGGGCGGAAACTTCGACTGATCGACTTTAATGCTTCAACATTTCTGAAGTGCTGACGGACAGTTTTCTGACCTTGTTTCTGCTCACTGGGATCCACTTCCACCACCAGCCGGACTCTGCTGATCCGTGACGGATTAGCTCTGTGGCGTGGACACTTGAACCTTCGCGAGAGATCACGAGACTACCGTTCTAATAGCAGATTCGCAATAACACGAGCTCTGGCAGCAAGTTTATCGATGAAATACAACAGTTATTGctatttcatcatttgtttaGGAATGTAAACAGAGTTTTGAATAACTAATAGTATTGTGCCAGGCAGAATAATAATTGTCTGATGAGGTATGGACCAGGAACCGttactatttattattattttaatatttcagacatttaatataaaatgtaacaacAAATGGGCTTGATTATCAATACATTGTATTTGCAAtttgcagctcctccaccttaACCTTGACTTGACTATTTGATTTACAATTTCTGACAACAAGATCTTTGTTTTGCTTAAATTCATTGATCGATTACTGTCAAACCACctttttaatttgctctttGCAGATGTGATTAACTTCAGAAACTACTGCAAATCCTCTCTGGtgcaaaaaaccaaacaaacaaacaaaaaacataaaaaacaaaaaaacaaaaaacatttgtgtcaaccacaaataacacacattttaataatgttgatgtttgaCAGTATGAAAAGAATTGGCCCCAACACTGACCCCTGGGGGACTCCACAAGCAAGTTCCAAACATGACAACACCTACTCGCCTATCTTCACCATCTGTTGCCATCCAGAGAGCTTCACAGCCAgtttatcaattaatctgtcaTGACTGATTGTATCGAACGCTTTCTTGAGATCAATAAAAAACCCAGCTGCATTCTAGTCTAAGGAGTTTGTGAATTGTTTAATGAGTCCAGTGtatgatataaaacattttattcaataaCACGATGAGGCAAAAAACACCCGTGACATGGTCAAGTAAGCCAGGATGTGGGAGGGACCTAGAtcaaagatacacacacacacacacacacacacacacacagacacacaaacacacacacacacacacacacacaaacagaaacacacacgtaaatggacacacacgcgcgcacgcacgcacgcacacacacacacacactgtgtgtcttTACACAGATTTATAAGATATCAGTAACCTGGCCTAATGAAAATGGATGTCAATTCATCTATTCATGGGGCtaatacaaaatatttcataaagAAATACTTTAACTAAATTAGACACAAATCAAGTGTTATTGCATCTATTCGATCATAACTAAGATGGAGTAAACGGGCGACATATACTGTAACTGTGAACACGAGCTGTTTTTGGAGAACATGTGAAGATGATGCAGACTTCGAGAGACAGACTGTGActcttcatgtttctgtgctcCTCACTCAGCAGATGGTCTCCACAGCAGCATTTGTCACAGTCGCCATCACACTGACCGTCCCTGCAAATGGCAGACAAAATGACCATCCACATACTGTGGAGCCTGTCACCGAGATGACTGTGCTCTGTAGATTTAGAGCAAACACGTTCAGTTTTCATGCTCACAGCAGGATAAATTGTCTTTATTTGCTGAGAAGAGGACTCTTCTGATCACTTTACAATCTCTGCGATCTTCTTATATGTCTTTTAAACTGTGACCTCTGATTACACCGTGCGTACCACCAGTTCAGATAGTGTaacttgtttttccttttttttaaaaaaaaataatctcagaTTCATTTATAAACCTCATATTGTGTCTGTATTCTATGTCTTGCTTTTGTCCTTTATTGTAAAAAACTGTGTGATGTTCGATCTGAACAAAGTGCTCCATAAACAATAACTTTATTTGATTATTATAAACCCAAAGCCTGACAATAGGTTAAAAAGAGAATcagccagaaacacacaaacaaaacaatttaaacattGCAGTTTTAagattgactgatttttttaatgtgttattaatCCATTTGTCTTCGTGACAGAATAaactgaatcaacaaactgaccttaaaggacgacacagtttcatgctgttttacctcatatgtggcggaccctgccacttttaaagcttcaaacagagttctgggCCTAGGGATTgtatcttcctctgagaacagcttgtttattcagttatagatTAATAAATATTATGGAGAttgtattatgacctcattgatattgtacatttaaaaattcagtgtttaattTCCTCTTCTTAACAaaatagtgcccctttaaaccaCTGACACTATCCATGTTCAATGCAaaatcagagcagaaaaaaaactgataaagGAAACACCAACTTATTTGAatcataaacacaaaataattacttAATTTAACATCTGTCCCTATCCAGACCTTAATAAGGCAACTAATTAGTGAAAATGTGATAGAATAAGTTTGTATagaatagttttgtttttcaatttcaatcaaTACATTATCTCAAaccagtattttgtgttttatgtagaCATTTggtgagaaaatatttttgaattttgatACTTTTTGATGTATTTGGCCCAATTCTGATCATCAGTTCACACATTTTGAATCTGTTATTATCAAATCActaaaggtcctatttgtaagaaaagtccatatttctttttgtgtcattcccaacttgtcaaacacCAACGCTTTGGGGCCGCCATCCCAGAGTGAGTCTCAAAAATTCAGCTTTTCTAACAAATATGACATGTAATCAAAAACATCCCCGGTGTAAACCAAATAGAATATGCATCTACAGCTTGAGATGCCAAAACACATGTCTTGAAAACTCTCTGAATAAAAAACTGGTCAGCTGGGAAGTGAAGCACCACTGATACATTATGCACACTCAAGAAACTCTGCTGATAATGAGCTGAAAGGCAAAATCAATACGGTCAGTCAGTCGCTGTGACAGCAAGAGGTACAAAGTAAAAGCAAACAAGGCaacagagatgcaaaatgaaTTTACcaactcaaaataaatgattcaaaGCTCTCATGGTTAATGACTCTTTGAGTCCTGTTACTAATAAGCCCGGAGCACCGTGCCACTGCAGGGTTCCTCattagagaaaagagaagacTGTCACTCCCATTCATCTGAGCGGCTGACATGCTTCAGACGGACACGACCACGGGGAGACTCTCGCGGAGAGAGATGACTAAAACCACCTCTCCCATGTGGACAGACCTCCTGAGATGCAGCTCAGATATAATAAGAATTTGAGTCAGTGTCTTGTGTGTAATGAAGCCTTGTTATGATTGGTTGCCAGGTTTGTCTGCTGTGGTGCCATCAGATTGAAAGAATGGCCTCTATGCCCTAAACTTACAATTAAACGCACttgaaacactgtgttttcttttcttcctctctgaattgacatgttttaacattaaaattgCAATAAACATCTTCATCGTGGCAGATAATAGTTGCAACCCTCAGAGACTGAAGAGTCTTGAGTGCTCAGTCAGGATTTTCGAGGTTTCGGCCTAGTGTTGTGGTCTGGTGCCCTCTGCAGACGGAGATGAGGAACAGATTCTGTAGTTTTGTGTGGTAAAAACGTCAGATCCCACATTAACGCTCAAAGCAGACATACGGATGTCTATCTACTCTTCTTGTCTCGGGGTCAAGAGCGGCGTTTTCTGTCACTTTTACGTGACGTGAGCGAGAACAACAGCCAGTTGTTGACTGGtgatctgtttgttgttttctggtCTCTTATCTAATTGCCACACTGGTTAGGCTGTCCAGCCCCAGAGCCCCAAGCGTCTGTCAATCGATGTGGCCTGTTTGTTTCAAGAAATAAGAGTGAGATGATGAATCATGAGGACAATGAAAACATGCCGAATCGCAGGCCTCGCCCCTTAATAATGGTTTCATTTAAACAGAGGCGCATGTTTCCGAGGATGATGAACAGATAAGAAATAAACACTACGCTTCGATTCCTGATTAATAAGGTCATACAGACTGCGGGGCCATTTAAAGTAGCTGTCCTGTAACTTCATCCTCATACTTCACCAAACAAAGAGCCCAAAAATCACTGGTAAcgacaaaaccaaaaaaccaaagaaaagaaCCAGAGAAATTCAATTGAATCAAAGACCCAGAAACAACAGATCAGCTGTTATTCAAAGAAACTAAGCATCTGTATTGACTTCAGacagattaacacac
Above is a window of Acanthopagrus latus isolate v.2019 chromosome 21, fAcaLat1.1, whole genome shotgun sequence DNA encoding:
- the pter gene encoding phosphotriesterase-related protein, whose product is MSQLSGKVQTVLGLVDPDQLGRTMTHEHLTMSFECCYFPPPAGDEAVAKDPFHMQHMHWLRQNPYACHENLLLQQETAAVRDELLLYRKAGGGTIVENTTTGIDRDLPTLRQMAKDTGVHIVAGAGYYVDCTHTEATKKMSVEKLTDIIVSEVLHGADGTDIRCGVIGEIGVSWPITESETKVLRATAHAQAQLGCPVIIHPGRNPAAPAEIVRILQEAGGDISKTVMSHLDRTIFDDGELLEFAKLGSYLEYDLFGIEMLNYPYNLEVDMPSDSQRVKALAFLVKEGYEDNIVIAHDIHTKNRLTKYGGHGYSHILKNIVPKMLTRGISQHQVDKILIDNPKRWLTFK